The segment GTGAATATATCCCAAAAGTGAGCGCGTACCGACGGTGTCGTTCGAGTAGCCTGTCGATTTCGCCGCTAGTGTGTTGCCGTCAGGACGTCGTCGACGTTGAAGATATCCTCTTGTAATCCGTTTCCGTCACAGTCGTCGTTCGGACACTCGTAGTGCCACCCGTCGCGCGTCGCCTCGCCCTCCGCGAAGCGCTCGCCACAGACGTGACAGCAGAGTTGTGATTTCGTACACGAGTCCCGGTGCAACTCGAGGGCAAGTTCAGTCTGGAACGACTGATTGCAGTTACGACAGGTGTGCATGATTCGTCAGACGACAGCATCCGTGAAAACTGCTTGGGTTCTCTGATTCGCGCCTGTCCGCGTCTCGAGGGGTCTATGCGGTATAGCCAGCAGCGGAGCGCACTCGAAAAACGAGCGAGTGAGAGACGAGAATTGATTCGAGAGACCATTCGAATCGGCCCGCTCGAGCGAGCCGATTACTCGTCTCGACCGAGAATGCCGCGTTCGGTCATTTTCGCGGGATCGAGCACTTCGTCGGCTTCGTCCTCGGTCAGGTAGTCTTTCTCGAGGGCGACCTCGCGAACGGTCTTGTCCTCTTTGAGCGCTGCTTTCGCCACTTCGCTGGCCTTGTCGTAGCCGATGTGGACGTTCAGCGAGGTCGCGAGCGCCATCGACTGGAGAACCGCAGACTCGCAGTGCTCGCGGTTTGCCTCCAGTTCGTCGACGAATCGGTCGGCGAAGGTCGAACTCGCGTTCGAGATGAGTTCCGCCGACTCGAGGAAGTTGTGCGCGAGGACGGGTTTGTAGAGGTTAAGGTCGATCTGTCCCTCCGCGGCGGCCGAGGAAATCGCGGCGTCGTTGCCGATGACCTGTTTGTGAACCTGGTTGACTGCCTCCGCGACGACCGGGTTGATCTTGCCGGGCATGATCGACGAACCCGGTTGATTCTCGGGCTGTTCGATCTCACCGAGTCCGTTCCGTGGACCGGACGCGAGCAGTCGGAGGTCGTTCGCGATCTTGTTCAGCGAGCCAGCGACGACCCGAAGCGAGCCGTGGGCCTCGGACATCGCGTCGTGGGCTGCCTGGGCCTCGAAGTGGTCGTCGGCTTCGCGGAACTGCACGCCCGTCTCCTTGGTGATGTACTCTGCGGCGCGGCCGGGGAACTCCTCGTGGGTGTTCAGGCCGGTTCCGGTCGCGGTGCCGCCGAGTGCGAGTTCCGAGAGGTGATCGCGGACCGAATCGACGCGGTCGAGACCCTTCTCGACCTGGGTTCGGTAGCCGCCGAACTCCTGACCGAGCGTGACCGGCGTCGCGTCCTGCAGGTGGGTTCGCCCGGTCTTGACGACGTCGTCGAACTCGTCTTCCTTTCGCTCGAGGGCCTCGCGGAGTGTATCGAGGGCGGGGATGACGTCCTTTTCGACCGCCTCGAGGGCGGCGACGTGCATCGCCGTCGGAATCACGTCGTTGCTCGATTGGCCGTAGTTGACGTGATCGTTAGGGTGGACGACTCGGTCGCCGACCTCCGCGCCCATGATCTCGGCGGCGCGGTTCGCGATGACCTCGTTTGCGTTCATGTTCGAGGAGGTTCCGGACCCGGTCTGGAAGACGTCGACCGGGAACTGATCGTCGTGTTCGCCGGCGATGACTTCGTCGGCCGCGTCGATGATCGCCGCGGCGATCTCGTCGTCGACCAGGTCGAGGTCCCGGTTGGCCTGTGCGGCGGCTTTCTTGACGACGCCGAGAGCCCGGACGAAGCGGCGGCCGAACGAAATCCCCGAGATCGGGAAGTTCTGAATCGCCCGCTGGGTCTGAGCGCCCCAGTATGCGTCTTTCGGAACCTGCATTTGGCCGAGACTGTCCTCCTCGATGCGGAACTCGTCATCGTCTGCCATACGCGGAGTGTGGCGGTGAGTCAGGTAAAAGCCACCGAAAGTACGACGTGAGCGGCGAGACAGGGACGACAAGAAAGGGGTGAAGCGGCCGACAAGAAGGGGACGACGCGGTCGGAAAGAGGTGCGACGTGATCCGCGAGAAGCGATTTCGACGCAGCCGACGGAAAACCGCGACTCGGGTGTGCGCGTCGAATGACGCTCTCGACGCAGCGTTTTCCTCGCGAAGTGGTCGGGAGAGACCGGCTCGAAGATAATCAGATCGGTCCAGCGGGTATCGGATCGATCAGGTGAAATCCACGGTGAGCCCGAGCTCGTCGTCACCTGCGCGTTCACGCAACGACCGCTGGAGCCGTTCTCGGCTCGTTTCGCGTACGTCGCGTGCGTCCTCGAGCGACAGATCGTAGATCGTCGGCGGGGCCAGCGAGAACGAACTCGAGCTGGCCGTATCGACGACGACCGAAGCGAGTCCGAGCCGCCGCTGGAAAATCGACCGGCGAGTCGAGATCGTCTGGACGCGATAGTACGGGATGACGGTGGTTCGCCGACGCCAGAATCCGCGACGGATCACGAGGTGGTCCTCGCCGACGTAGTACTGGATGTTGACGTACCGAAGGTGTGCCGCGGGCGGAACGGCGACGAAGACGATCGCGGCGAGATACCACTGCTCGAGGGAGGTCACGAGCGTCACGCCGAAGATGGCGGCGACGAAGACGCCGGCGATGATCGAGTAGCGCGCGACGTATCGGCGTCGGGCGAGCGTCGGTGGGCTGTGAAACTGGGGCGTTTCGGACCCGGTCAGTCGCTCGGTGAACTCGTAGACGCGATCTCGCTGGGCAAGCGGGACGGCCGACTGGCTTCCGGTCCCGCTTTCCGGGCCGTAGCCCGCGGTCTCGATCCACATTCCCGCGTAGTCGATCAGGCGCTGGAGGGGGTTGTCCGTGACCGTGACCGACTGGATCTTCTCCGAGGGGATCGAACCGCTGTATCGCTGGAGCAATCCCCGTTCGTAGACGAAATCACGACCGGCGCGGCTGAGGGTGAAGCCGTAGTACGCGCCGAAGGTGTAGGCGACGCTCACCAGGTACGTGATGATCACACCGTAGGCGAACGACACGAGCGTTAGAACGCCGTAGTTCCCGATGCTCGCGGTCTCGAGATCCGCTGGACCGCCGATGGGCTGGGAGACCGTCAACAGGTGATCGATGACGGGATCGATCGCGATGAAGACGAAAAACAAGAGCGCCGCGCCCAGGGCTGGCCGAAACGAGGTAAACGAGTACAACAACAGCTCTCGCGCCTCGAGTTCGAACAGCGACCGAGTTCGGTCGTCGTGTCGCGTGCGACTAGCAGACTGCGTTCCGACGCCGTGATTCCTCGCGTCGGATTCGTTCGAGACCGAGTTGCGCTCGGCGGCGGTTTCGTCTGCGGACGCCGAGGTATCACTTCCCGGTCGCTCGGTCACGGCGGCACTCGCGTCGGCCTCGGGATCAGTTTCTCGAGTGCCGTCGTGCTCAGTGCCAGTCTCAGATCGAGATTCCGTCGCTCGAGCGGTCCGGCGACGGATCTCGCGCTGGAGTCGGTCGGCTTCTTCCTCGGAGACGAAGTTCAGCCTCGCCTCGGTTTGGCCGCCACCCGCGGTCTCGATGGAGACGACGGCCAGGCCGAGCAGTCGGTGGAGGACGCTGATTCGAACGTCGACGTTCTGGATTCGCCGATAGGGGATTTCGCGGGACCGCCGCGAGAAGACCCCGGACGCGACGTCGAACGTCGTGTCGGTGACTTCGTACTCGTAGCGCATGTAGTAAGCGACGCCGTAGATGCCGCCGAGAACGAACCCGATCGGAGCCGCCGCGATCGTCCACGTGGCCGATCCGAACTCGAGGAACGTCGTTCCCAGCGTGACGAGCGACGTGGCGACGAAGAGCCCGGCAAGCGCACGCTGGAACCCGTGCGTGACCGCCGCGAGGTGATGGAGTCGATTCATACTGCGTCGTCCGTGTCACTTTCGATAGCGAGCTCGCGGAGGGTATCCTGCAGGCGTCGCGCGCGGTCGGGGGTGAGTCCGGGAACGCGGACGTCCGCGTTTCGCGTCCCGGCGGTGTAGACCACTACGCTCGAGAGCCCCAGGGCGCGTTCGATCGGGCCGAACTGGGTGTCGACGTGCTGGACCCTGACGAACGGCACCGCGGTTTCGACGACGGTGATCACGCCGCGCTCGAGATAGAGCGCGTCGTCCTGGAGTTCGAACTGCCAGCGCTGGTAGAGCCGGACGGCGTAGGCGACCGCCAGCGCGCCGGCGAGCCCGATCACGCCGGCTATCGCGGCGACCGGAACGTCGATCGCGGGGATCACTCGATCGACGCCGACCAGCACCGCGCCGAGAACGGCGACGACGATCGCCCCCTGGGCGATCCAGAGCAACCGAATACGCGAGTGGAGGGATTCCATATCAGTACGGTATTAGTTCGTGAGGATAAAAGTAGGGTACCTTCTCGCACGAGGGAATGTACGGTTTATTGATTGGATTTGTCGTTCGCATGCGCGCCGGTACGCCCGTCAGTGCGTTATTCGGTCTCGTCGTACTCGTCGGGGGTGTACGTCGACAACTCGAGCGCGTGGATGTCGGTCGTCATGTGGCCGTCGAGGGCGTCGTAGACCTGCTGGTGTTGCTGGACCAGCGGGAGCCCGTCGAAGGCGGGCGAGACGACCGTCGCCGCGAGGTGGTCGTCGTCGTGTTTCCCGCGAGCGCGCGTGACCGTCGCTTCCGCGTCCTCGAGTTCCGATTCGATGATGTCCGCGACGTCGGTTGGATCCATGTGGGATCGTTTCGCGTCTCGAGCCAAAAGGGCCGCGGTCCGGCTGGCGGGGTTGGATCCCGCGTGTTTATGCCGATCGGAGTCCCGGTCTCGAGTATGTCGCTCGCGAGCGAGACGCGTCGGGCAGCAGAGAACCACCCGTTTTTGATCACAGCGCTTCGAGCGGACGTCGTCAACTACACCGCCGCTGCGCGGTTTCTCGATGTCGACGGGGAGACGGACGCCGTCGCGACCGCACTCCGGCGATACGCCGAGGAGCTACCCGAGTACGAGTCGTCTGCCGGAGATGTTCGCGTCACGATGACGAGCGGGATCGGCCCCCTCGAGGACCCGGCCGACGCCGAATCCGATGGCGGCGATCGCACGCTCGCGGTCGGCGGGTCGGCGTTCGGTCCCGGCGGCGAGGGATACACGGCGATCGTCGCGAGCGGGGCGATCGACGCGTCGTCGCTCTCGTGCGGGCTGGCGGCCCTCGATCTCGCGGGGATCGACGTTGCCGGAGCCGGGTTCGATGGCGAGGATCTGCTCATCGTCGTCGAGCGCTTGGACGGCGCGAACGCCGTTCGGGCCATCGAACGGGTACTCGAGAGCGGGTCGAACGAGTGAATTCGAGACCACCGGCGTCACAAACCAGCCACCGTCGCAAACCCACCGCCGCCGAATCGCAGCCGAACCGCCGGTACGGCATCACACGGTTTAACTTCCGTCCACGGATACGGTGAGGTAATGACCCTGCACGTGACGAACACGTTGACGGGCGATCTCGAGCCGTTCGAGCCGCAGGATCCCGAGAACGTTCTGCTTTACTACTGCGGCCTGACGGTTTCGGATCCGCCCCACCTCGGGCACGCGCGCTCATGGGTTCACGTGGATGTGATGCATCGCTGGCTCGAGCACCTCGGGTACGACGTCCGTCACGTCGAGAACTTCACCGACGTTAACGAGAAAATCGTCGCTCGCGTGGGCGAAGACGACCTCGGCGACAGCGAATCAGCCGTCGCCCGGACGTACATCGATCGGACGATTTCGGACATGCGCTCGCTCAACCTCCTGCGGGCGGAAGTCTACCCACGGGTTTCCGAACACGTCCCGGAGATCGTCGATCTGGTCGAAACGCTCGTCGAGAGGGGCTACGCCTACGAGTCGAACGGGTCGGTCTACTTCGACGTCACGGAATTCGAGGACTACGGCAAACTCTCGAACCAAGATCTCGACGAAATCGAATCGCAGGGCGAACCGGACGAGCGCAGCGAGAAGCGCCATCCGGCCGATTTCGCCCTCTGGAAGGCGGGCGGCGTCGATCCGGACGCGGTCGAAGAACATCGCCACGAGGGCGTCTCCGGCGAGCCACCGGCGGGGCTGACCTGGGACTCGCCGTGGGGCGAGGGCCGTCCCGGCTGGCACATCGAGTGCTCGGCGATGAGCATGACCCACCTGGGCGAGACGCTCGACGTCCACGTCGGCGGCCGCGACCTCGTTTTCCCCCACCACGAGAACGAGATCGCCCAGTCCGAGGCGGCGACCGACGCCCGGTTCGCCAACTACTGGCTCCACTGCGAGCTGTTCCAGATGGACGACGAGAAGATGTCCTCGAGTCTCGGCAACTTCGTCACGGTCAGCGAGGCGGTCGACGCCTGGGGGACGAACGCGCTGCGGACCTTCCTCACCGCCGGCTCCTACAACAGCAAACAGCTCTACTCCGACGAGACGATCTCCGAAGCCAGGGAGCGCTGGGATCGCCTCGAGCGAGCCTACGACGCGGCCGTCGCGGCCGTCGACTCGCCGGACGCGGCGACCAAGGTCTCGGACACGTCGTTGCGAACCGCCGTCGACGACGCTCGAGACGCCTTCGAAGCCGCGATGAACGACGACTTCAACACCCGCGAGGCGCAGTCGGCGCTGCTGGAAGTGGCGACGGCGATCAACCGCCATCTGGACTCGGTCGACGATGCCGACGGGGGAGACGGCTACGATTACGTCGGGCTTCGCCGCGCCGTCGAAACGCTCGAGGAGTACGGCGGAATTCTCGGGCTCTCGTTCGACGGTCAGACGACCGGATCGGCGGCCCTTGCAGGCGATGTCGTTGAGCTCGTCCTTGACGTTCGCGAGCAGGAACGCGAGCGAGGGAACTACGAGCGCGCAGACGAGTTACGTGACGAACTCGAGGCGCTCGGCGTCGAGGTGCAAGACACCGACGACGGCGCAACCTACCGACTCGAAACCGACGAATAACTCCGATTGCGAGTCTGCGGGACGCTGGTAACGACGGGATATAGCGCGCCGGATTCGGGAGGGCCCACGATACTTTTACTGCCGCTGCAAGTGCTTCGAGCGTATGAACCGCCGCGCGTTCATCGCGACAGTCGGCGTCGGGGGCGCGGGACTCACCGCGGGATGTATCGGTGGCTTTCTCGAGGATTTGACGACCTATGAGGCGGCCCCCGCCACCGTTTCGGACGCCGCGCTCGAGTCGACCGGCTACGAACACGACGAGACCGACCGGTGGACCGACGAGGAGTCGTTCGCGACCGAAACGGTGACGGTGACGAGTTACGCAAACGAGTACAGCCGAACGATCGATCTCTCGGTCCTCGGAATGGGAGAGATCAGAGCCGGCGTGTTCGGCGCGATTTCGACGCCGAAAGTCGAGGTGGCCGGGGAGAGTTACAACCCGGTCGGGGAGATGGACCACGACGAACTCCTCGCGGATCTACAGGATCGGTACGGGGAGCTTTCGGTAGCGAGCGACGCGGAAGTCGCCACCCGGGAACTCGATGCGGTCTCACAGACGGTCTCGATAGCGACCTACGAAGGCGAAGCGACGCTCGAGGACGACGAGAACGTCGACGTGTTCGTCGACGTCACCCAGCCCGATCACGGCGACGACCATCTGATTTTTGCAGGCGTCTACCCGCAGGACATTCCGGACGAAGCCGACCGCATCGACACGTTGATCGAGGGAGTCGAACACGAGAGCGGGGGCGACTAACTGCAGAACAAAGGTGGGTCTCGAGCGGGGCTTACAGCCCGAGTGCGGTCGAAATCTGTATCCCGCTTGCGATCACGCCGACGAGATAGCCGCCGATCGCGCCGCCGTTGAGAAGCGGTAAGCCGGCGTGTGCGCGACCTTTCGTCACCATGTACATCAGTACGAGAAGGCCAGCGGTGGTGCCGAGTATCGCTCCGAGCGCCGGGACGTTCAACGCGACTCCCGGAACGTCGATCGCTCCCCCCTCGAGGAAGAACGCGGCGCTCGCGACCAGAATCGTCGGGATGACGGCATCGCCGAGGCCGATGAAGAGGGCGTCACGCCCGCTCCCTTGGCCGTCGTCCGAACTCGCCCCGCCACTCGAGGTATCCGCACCGGTGTGGCTGCTGTCGGCACTCGACCCATCGGTGACAGTCGGAGTATCGTCGCCCGTACTCGAGTCGTTGGTAGCACTCGAGCCGTGGCCTGATCCGTCCGTCGTGCTCGAGTCGTCCTCGAGCACGCCGTCCGTGCTGCCTTCGGCGAGATAGGAGTAGGGGAGACTCGTCGGGATGATGAAGATCACGGGGATGTTGAGGTCCATCACTCCGTCGGCGAGATCGAGCATGTGTTCGGTTTTGTAGACACTGATCGCGTCGTAGATCGCCAACACGGCGAGAAACAGGATTGCCGGGAGCAACCCAAAGCTAATACCGAACAGTCCGCCAGCGCCGGCGGCCATCACTACCCCGGCGACGTCGATGACGTACCACTCCGGATAGACCAGGAGCGCGCCGGCGACGCCGACGGCGGCGACGAGCGCGAGCGCGTTCACTGATCCGACCGAGACCGCCGGGGGGATCACCTCGGTGAAGACGTAGTAGGCGAGCATCCCGCTCACGGCGATTATCAGTCCGCGAATCAGGCGTTCGGCATCATACTTGAACGCCGCGAGCATGATTCCGGTGGCGACGAGGATAACGGCGAAGTAAATGGCGCTGTTGGTCGGATCCGTTGGATCGTCGACGGCCTGTCGGTCGGCATCGTAAAACGGCTCTACCAGTGCCAGCGCACCGAACTGTACGGTGAGAAACAGCAGGACCGTCATCCCGACGGCGAGGACCATTCGTGCCCGTTGGTTCATAGCCGGCCGTTCGAACCCCTCCGGTATCTGTGTTTTCCTCTCTCGGAACCGTTCGACGAGTCGTTCCTCGAGGTCGAGGCGGTAGATCGGGACACTCGAGAACGAACCGCAGCGATCAACGCGCGTAGAGGGTGGACCCGACCAATGACGGCTGGTGGACGCCGTCGTCGGGCGTCACCGCGTAGTACGGCCGGTCGACGGGCCCGAACACGTCGACGACGCGACCGACCTCCGACAGGCTGTCGTCGAGAACCATCGTACCGATCGTGTCGTCAACGTTGTCGCGTTCTCCTGTTACGCCTGCAGATTCGTCTTCCGGTCTGATGACGAGCAGTCCCTGCGCGATTCGAACGACCTGACCAACTCGCTGCATCACTCGCGCATGGCGACGACGTAGGCCGCCACGGCCTGTACCAAATCGTTCTTCGTCGAGTCCTCCGCGCCGCGGACGACGACCCGCCCCCGCTCGTCCCAGGGCGCTCTCGAGTAGGACTTATCGCGCTCGACGATCGCGTCGTAGCCGATCTGCTGGACGGCCTTCGCGATTTCGTCGACCGTCGGCTCGTCGACGGCGAGATCCTCGGGAACCCGGCGTCCGTCGGCCCGGGAACAGGTCGCGTCGAGATAGGCGGGCCAGATGACGTTTTCGACCATGTCCATCCCTGCGAAGGCCGGCGAGTAAACCCTTTTCATCGGCTGTCGGCGGACTAAGAATCGACCGGTACAAAGCAGCGGCGGGCCGCAGGTGTGTCGCTTACACTTCAACGCCGTCGGAGCGCGAACGCGCCCGCCGCGAGTATGGCCGCGACAGCGACCGGAACGCCGAGTCCGGGGATCGGTTCGCCGCCGGCAGTCGAGTCGTCGCCGTCGTCGTCGTTCGAGTTACTGGCTTCGCCGGGGTCGTACACCCGTTGTTCCTCGTCGAGGGTCGTCAGATTCGCCTCGAGTTCTGCGTAGGCGTCCGGATAGACGTTCTGGACGATCTCTTCGATCGCGAAGACGACCCGAGGGGCGGGTTGGCTCATCGCGTTGTCGTCGACGGCCATCACGTTACCCTCGGCGTAGGCTGTCGTGTTCTCCACTCCCGAAGTGAACGGATACTCGCCCTCCGAACCGGTGGGGTGTATGATCCAGTCGGGGTCCTCCTCGACGATCTGCTCGGAATCGATTTCTCCCCACGACCGCTCGAGACCGACTCGCTCGGCGATGTTCTCGACGCCGGCGGTCGTGAGCACTTCGTGCTGGAAGGAGTTCGTCCCGGTGGTAGAGCCTTTGCGCATGTCGTAGAACGCGAGCGGTCGATTCTCGGAATCGTCGGCCGTCGCGTTCTCGAGCAGGTCGATGCGCTCGTCCATCCACTCGACCGTCTGAGTCGCGCCGTCGCACTCGCCGACCAGTTCGCCGGTGGTGAGGACGTTCTCCTCGACGTCCTCGATCGAGTTGCCTTCGCCGAAGACGTAGACGTCGAGTCCGGCCTCGCGAAGCTGTTCGACGTCGCCGTCTTGGGTGGTATTGGCCGCGAGAACGACGTCCGGGTCGAGCGCGACGACCTGTTCGACGAGCACGTCGTAGCCATCGGTGACCGCCTGCCTGTCGCCCATCTCGAGGTCGGCGGTCGCTGGATTCTCGGGCATTCCGGTCAGTCGATCCTCGGCGCCGATTTCGAACATCGTCTGCGCGTCGCTCGGCTGGAGCGCGACGACGGACTCGGGCGCTCGCTCGAGCGAGATCGTTTCGCCCGTCGCGTCAGTAAATTCTCCCGGGAACTCACACTGCGCGTCCGCCGCGCTGGTCGCCCCCAACCGCTCGCTTGCGTCGGCTTCGGCGGATACACCGGCCGCGGCCAGCGGAGCGAACGCCGACGTGATGAGCGTAATGGTCAATAATACTGCCAGTTTCCGTTGCATTCGGCTGTGTATCCACGGTACTTCAACAAATATTTGGCTACTCCAACCGTGGTTGGTGTCGATGAAGCGATCGGTCCGAACCGTATCCTGGTCGGCCGGCTTGGGCTGTCTCCTCGTCGCGGTCGTCGTCGTCAGCGCGGGACTCGGATCGGTCTGGATCGAACCGCAGATCGTCGCGAAGGCGATTCTCAACGCGATAGTCGTCCCCGCGGGCGTCGAGATCGAACGCGCCGCCGTGCCGCTGATCGGCGGAACGATTCCGTTCCCCGACCCGACGTACGCGAGCATCTTTTCGTTCGACGTCGCGACGACGGACCAGGTCATCGTCGAAACGCTGCGTCTACCCCGGATCGCGCTGGCTGCGACGGTCGGGTTCGCGCTGGCGGCCGCCGGAACCGTGATGCAGGGATTCTTCCGGAACCCACTTGCCGACCCGTCGATAATCGGCGTCTCGTCGGGGGCGGCCGCGGGCGCGGTCGCGGCGATCGCGTTTCCCGCGTTGATTCCCTTCGGCGGCCTGCACTTCGCCGCGTTCGTCGGCGCGCTCGGAACCGCCTTTCTGGTCTACGCGAT is part of the Halostagnicola kamekurae genome and harbors:
- a CDS encoding DUF7523 family protein; amino-acid sequence: MSLASETRRAAENHPFLITALRADVVNYTAAARFLDVDGETDAVATALRRYAEELPEYESSAGDVRVTMTSGIGPLEDPADAESDGGDRTLAVGGSAFGPGGEGYTAIVASGAIDASSLSCGLAALDLAGIDVAGAGFDGEDLLIVVERLDGANAVRAIERVLESGSNE
- a CDS encoding H/ACA ribonucleoprotein complex subunit GAR1, with amino-acid sequence MQRVGQVVRIAQGLLVIRPEDESAGVTGERDNVDDTIGTMVLDDSLSEVGRVVDVFGPVDRPYYAVTPDDGVHQPSLVGSTLYAR
- the cysS gene encoding cysteine--tRNA ligase, producing MTLHVTNTLTGDLEPFEPQDPENVLLYYCGLTVSDPPHLGHARSWVHVDVMHRWLEHLGYDVRHVENFTDVNEKIVARVGEDDLGDSESAVARTYIDRTISDMRSLNLLRAEVYPRVSEHVPEIVDLVETLVERGYAYESNGSVYFDVTEFEDYGKLSNQDLDEIESQGEPDERSEKRHPADFALWKAGGVDPDAVEEHRHEGVSGEPPAGLTWDSPWGEGRPGWHIECSAMSMTHLGETLDVHVGGRDLVFPHHENEIAQSEAATDARFANYWLHCELFQMDDEKMSSSLGNFVTVSEAVDAWGTNALRTFLTAGSYNSKQLYSDETISEARERWDRLERAYDAAVAAVDSPDAATKVSDTSLRTAVDDARDAFEAAMNDDFNTREAQSALLEVATAINRHLDSVDDADGGDGYDYVGLRRAVETLEEYGGILGLSFDGQTTGSAALAGDVVELVLDVREQERERGNYERADELRDELEALGVEVQDTDDGATYRLETDE
- a CDS encoding class II fumarate hydratase; amino-acid sequence: MADDDEFRIEEDSLGQMQVPKDAYWGAQTQRAIQNFPISGISFGRRFVRALGVVKKAAAQANRDLDLVDDEIAAAIIDAADEVIAGEHDDQFPVDVFQTGSGTSSNMNANEVIANRAAEIMGAEVGDRVVHPNDHVNYGQSSNDVIPTAMHVAALEAVEKDVIPALDTLREALERKEDEFDDVVKTGRTHLQDATPVTLGQEFGGYRTQVEKGLDRVDSVRDHLSELALGGTATGTGLNTHEEFPGRAAEYITKETGVQFREADDHFEAQAAHDAMSEAHGSLRVVAGSLNKIANDLRLLASGPRNGLGEIEQPENQPGSSIMPGKINPVVAEAVNQVHKQVIGNDAAISSAAAEGQIDLNLYKPVLAHNFLESAELISNASSTFADRFVDELEANREHCESAVLQSMALATSLNVHIGYDKASEVAKAALKEDKTVREVALEKDYLTEDEADEVLDPAKMTERGILGRDE
- a CDS encoding PGF-CTERM-anchored ABC transporter substrate-binding protein is translated as MQRKLAVLLTITLITSAFAPLAAAGVSAEADASERLGATSAADAQCEFPGEFTDATGETISLERAPESVVALQPSDAQTMFEIGAEDRLTGMPENPATADLEMGDRQAVTDGYDVLVEQVVALDPDVVLAANTTQDGDVEQLREAGLDVYVFGEGNSIEDVEENVLTTGELVGECDGATQTVEWMDERIDLLENATADDSENRPLAFYDMRKGSTTGTNSFQHEVLTTAGVENIAERVGLERSWGEIDSEQIVEEDPDWIIHPTGSEGEYPFTSGVENTTAYAEGNVMAVDDNAMSQPAPRVVFAIEEIVQNVYPDAYAELEANLTTLDEEQRVYDPGEASNSNDDDGDDSTAGGEPIPGLGVPVAVAAILAAGAFALRRR
- a CDS encoding PH domain-containing protein, encoding MESLHSRIRLLWIAQGAIVVAVLGAVLVGVDRVIPAIDVPVAAIAGVIGLAGALAVAYAVRLYQRWQFELQDDALYLERGVITVVETAVPFVRVQHVDTQFGPIERALGLSSVVVYTAGTRNADVRVPGLTPDRARRLQDTLRELAIESDTDDAV
- a CDS encoding DUF6517 family protein, which translates into the protein MNRRAFIATVGVGGAGLTAGCIGGFLEDLTTYEAAPATVSDAALESTGYEHDETDRWTDEESFATETVTVTSYANEYSRTIDLSVLGMGEIRAGVFGAISTPKVEVAGESYNPVGEMDHDELLADLQDRYGELSVASDAEVATRELDAVSQTVSIATYEGEATLEDDENVDVFVDVTQPDHGDDHLIFAGVYPQDIPDEADRIDTLIEGVEHESGGD
- a CDS encoding HVO_2901 family zinc finger protein, whose amino-acid sequence is MHTCRNCNQSFQTELALELHRDSCTKSQLCCHVCGERFAEGEATRDGWHYECPNDDCDGNGLQEDIFNVDDVLTATH
- the srp19 gene encoding signal recognition particle subunit SRP19; the encoded protein is MVENVIWPAYLDATCSRADGRRVPEDLAVDEPTVDEIAKAVQQIGYDAIVERDKSYSRAPWDERGRVVVRGAEDSTKNDLVQAVAAYVVAMRE
- a CDS encoding presenilin family intramembrane aspartyl protease PSH: MNQRARMVLAVGMTVLLFLTVQFGALALVEPFYDADRQAVDDPTDPTNSAIYFAVILVATGIMLAAFKYDAERLIRGLIIAVSGMLAYYVFTEVIPPAVSVGSVNALALVAAVGVAGALLVYPEWYVIDVAGVVMAAGAGGLFGISFGLLPAILFLAVLAIYDAISVYKTEHMLDLADGVMDLNIPVIFIIPTSLPYSYLAEGSTDGVLEDDSSTTDGSGHGSSATNDSSTGDDTPTVTDGSSADSSHTGADTSSGGASSDDGQGSGRDALFIGLGDAVIPTILVASAAFFLEGGAIDVPGVALNVPALGAILGTTAGLLVLMYMVTKGRAHAGLPLLNGGAIGGYLVGVIASGIQISTALGL
- a CDS encoding BolA family protein, which translates into the protein MDPTDVADIIESELEDAEATVTRARGKHDDDHLAATVVSPAFDGLPLVQQHQQVYDALDGHMTTDIHALELSTYTPDEYDETE
- a CDS encoding PH domain-containing protein, with the protein product MNRLHHLAAVTHGFQRALAGLFVATSLVTLGTTFLEFGSATWTIAAAPIGFVLGGIYGVAYYMRYEYEVTDTTFDVASGVFSRRSREIPYRRIQNVDVRISVLHRLLGLAVVSIETAGGGQTEARLNFVSEEEADRLQREIRRRTARATESRSETGTEHDGTRETDPEADASAAVTERPGSDTSASADETAAERNSVSNESDARNHGVGTQSASRTRHDDRTRSLFELEARELLLYSFTSFRPALGAALLFFVFIAIDPVIDHLLTVSQPIGGPADLETASIGNYGVLTLVSFAYGVIITYLVSVAYTFGAYYGFTLSRAGRDFVYERGLLQRYSGSIPSEKIQSVTVTDNPLQRLIDYAGMWIETAGYGPESGTGSQSAVPLAQRDRVYEFTERLTGSETPQFHSPPTLARRRYVARYSIIAGVFVAAIFGVTLVTSLEQWYLAAIVFVAVPPAAHLRYVNIQYYVGEDHLVIRRGFWRRRTTVIPYYRVQTISTRRSIFQRRLGLASVVVDTASSSSFSLAPPTIYDLSLEDARDVRETSRERLQRSLRERAGDDELGLTVDFT